One genomic region from Oryzias melastigma strain HK-1 linkage group LG19, ASM292280v2, whole genome shotgun sequence encodes:
- the tmem204 gene encoding transmembrane protein 204, whose translation MAVQRLVAAAVVVALLSLVLNNVAAFTPSWVLQALEDGRKRSVGLWRMCPGGAERGRDELPAGSKGQGTQRQCESIGWGSEYAGYQESRSTVKLQFNMMRACNLMATVALTAGQLIFLLGLMELPFVTQESQWWEEAIAALFQLASFVLVIGLVTFYRIGPYTHLSYSCYVDIVACLLATLAAAMLIWNILHRRDDCLAPRVIIISRSLASPFHPRLNNDYVESPC comes from the exons ATGGCCGTGCAGAGGCTGGTGGCGGCAGCAGTGGTGGTAGCCCTGCTGTCCCTGGTGTTAAACAATGTTGCCGCCTTCACCCCCAGCTGGGTTCTTCAGGCGCTGGAGGACGGACGCAAGCGGAGCGTGGGACTCTGGAGAATGTGCCCCGGCGGGGCGGAAAGGGGACGGGATGAGCTGCCCGCTGGGAGTAAGGGGCAGGGGACGCAGAGGCAGTGCGAGAGCATCGGATGGGGCTCCGAGTACGCAGGTTATCAAGAGTCCCGCAGTACTGTTAAAT TGCAGTTCAACATGATGCGAGCGTGCAACCTGATGGCGACCGTGGCCCTGACTGCTGGTCAGCTCATCTTCCTTCTGGGCTTGATGGAGCTGCCCTTCGTTACACAGGAGTCCCagtggtgggaggaagccataGCTGCACTCTTCCAGCTAGCCA GTTTTGTGCTGGTAATTGGACTCGTGACCTTCTACCGGATCGGGCCTTACACACACCTGTCCTACTCCTGCTATGTGGACATAGTGGCGTGCCTTCTGGCCACACTGGCCGCAGCCATGCTAATCTGGAACATTCTACACCGGCGTGATGACTGCCTGGCTCCTCGAGTTATAATCATCAGTCGCTCGCTCGCGTCACCTTTTCACCCACGCCTCAACAACGACTACGTGGAGTCTCCATGTTGA